CTGCAGCCTCTCCATATGTCTGCCCTTCATGGAAAAGGTCCCATGACTTTGATGACTTCTTCACCTTGGACTTAATTGAAGTATGGGGAAGCAAAGGTACATGGTGGcggtgcgggttaaaccacagaagcctctgtgctggaaaggtcagaagaccagctgtcgtaagagcaaatccacatgacggagtgagcgcccgtcgcttgtcccagctcctgccaacctagcagttcgaaagcatgtaaaaatgtcagTAGATACATAGGTtccacctcagtaggaaggtaacgccgttccgtgtctagtcgcgctggccacgtgaccacagaaactgtctacggacatacgctggctctatggcttggaaacgggcatgagcaccacaccctagagtcggacacaactggactaaatgtcaaggggaacctttacctttaccatatgGGAAAGCAGGGGATGTTGTTGTCTATTAACAAGATGACTGTGAAATGAAAGATACTTACAACCAACCCTCTATATTCTTGTTGCTAAGGCCCATACAATGCCCTGGTCATCATATTTTCATGTGCGTGCTCATGTATGCATacgtatatatacatatataacacCTGACCCCACCACATAATTCTACATATGAATCCCAATCCCATTCCCAGGATGGGGAAAATATGTGTTGCCCTTTCTATGCACCTAGCACAGTGGTTaccaccttggatccccagatattcttgcactaaaactcccagaagccttcaacactagctgggCTGACCAGTATTTCTGtgagttgtcgtccaagaatatatggggacccaaggttgggaaccactgatccaaTATAATGTGTAATGCATGAACTCAATAATCCATGCATAGATTCACATAGAAATAAGTATAATGTGTATGAACACACTCTCGCTCATTcaagaaggagaaaaataatgCCTGCCACCTCTCCTTACTTACTGGCCTCTAAGGGATATACATGTTTCATGTTCATATACAAATGGACATGCACGTGTCGATAGAACATGCTCCACAGAAACGTGAGAAATCGTCACTGaataatttaaatcaaaaccaTCTACGCTCAACATCTGCCATGCAACATCAGCAGTGGAATGCATCCTTGCCTTGCCAgctcccaaggttcatagatctatCCCACATTACACACTCTTCATTGGTCTTCCCATTCTAAACATATGGTGTAAACAGGGCAGGGAACTAGAAGTGGAAGATATATACtccctatatatatatttcaaatgaTTAAGTGGAATTTGCAAATTTGACAAAGCACTCAAGGAATTTTGATGAATTCTCAAGAAAGAGATGGTCGGCCCCCTGCCTGGAACAAATTAGGTTCAgctacgtggtggcgctgcaggctaaaccgcagaagcctgtgctgcagggtcagaagaccaagcagttgtgagatcaaatccacacgacggaatgagcgcccgtcgcttgtcccagctcccgccaacctagcggttcgaaagcatgcaaatgcaagtagataaatagggaccatctcggtgggaaggtaacagcattccgtgtctaagttgcactggccatgtgaccacggaagattgtcttcggacaaaacgctggctctatggcttggaaacggggatgagcaccgccccctagagttgaacacgactggacaacaattgtcaagaggaacctttacctttacctattcccaTTATCGAAAGAACCATGCTACACCTGTGTGCCATTTTACTATGAGAAAGGAAGAGCCCCTCAGAGAACACTGACAGTGGGAATCGTAACTCAGCAGCCAAAGAGCTAAATGTGTAAATCTTTCTTCCTGAATCTCtcagttttcctttttcattcacatttttatgatctcaagttctttctgtaACATTTATAAAAACATTCGTAATCTTTTTCAAAGACTGAACAAAATGTGTGTTCATTCACatgcagtcattttttttttacctcaggaaCTGGATGTGTGGGCTGTATTAAATATCCTGTACTGGGACTAAATATAATGGCCCCTATGGTGTGATCCCACATGCAGATTACAGACACAGGGAGGCTTATACATATATCTCTGGAGGAGGAGATATAAGTTTCCTCATATGCATGCATGACCCACACAACATGATCCCCCTGCCTCTACAACTCACACATATCGTTTCTGTCCCCTTGATGAGGCAAAATACTTTCTAATGGCAGCAGGCCCCCCACTGCATATTTCAGGGGGTGGGCACTCCAATGGATTCCCTTCGAAATCGCATGAACAATAATTCCAACCCCAGTCCAGATTCACCAGCTGTCCAAAGCTAGACGGAAGTGCCTTGAGCTTGTTGTGTCCTAACCAGAGGGTGCTCAAAGAGTTCAAAGAACAGATTCCTCTTGGCAAACACTTAAGATGgttaaaaagcagcagcagggtcTCCAGTTTCTGCAGCTGATGGATGGTGTCAGGGATGGAGCCAATGCGGTTGTCAGTGACATCTAAGAAGACCAGGTTCCTTAGCTGACACAGAGGTGGTGGAAGCTCCACCAGGCCATTGTTGGCAAGATGAAGACTGCGGAGTCTCTGGAGGCCACTGATTTCCTCAGGCAGAGAAGTCAAGCTGTTGTTGCTGAGGGTAAGCCTTTCCAACTTGATTAAGGATCCAATCTCAACCGGAACGTCTTTCAAGTTGTTGGAGTCTAGGTAGAGCAAAGTGAGATTCTTCAAGCCACCAATTTCACGAGGGATGAGGTCCATCTTGTACCTCAGGCAACTCTCTCGCTCTGGGCTCATCTCCAGAACCTTTAGTCCTTCCAGAGTGAAGAGCTGGTGAGGCACTGACATCAGCTCCTTGCCTTCCAGTTTGAGCTTCTTCCCACCTTCATGTTGAGGATCATGTTCTCTTAGATATTTCCATTGGAGGTCATTgctgagaagggggaaaggggagctGGAGGCCAGTTGCATCCTTCTAGCGGTAATAGGAGAAAAAGTCTCATTTTCCAGCGTCAGCCGCTTGCAATGCTTTTCTCAGCTGATTTCTCAGTCTCTCTGAACCGTTCCCTTTTGTGTTAACAATGCAAGTACAGAACCTTCAGGTTGCTCAGCTACATCTGCTAGGTCAACACATGCCTCACCGGAGGGCAAAAGTTCATCAGCTCCAGTACACCTGACAGAATAAATACATGACCAAGCCCAGATTGATTTCTTTGCTTCGGTGGAATGAACTCTCATCTCGCTCCAGACAGAAACTACTATTGTCTCTTCTTCACACAATCTGTCATTGCTTGCTTACGTTTCACAACCTGCTTGGGCAGGAGCCATGAGGTGCAGGATTGAGTCTTTCCCTTCGGAAGCCCACGGGCCAAGGGAACAACGATGTTCCATTGGTCAATGGAACAACGACGGGCATCAAAAATCTACAATTCCCTTACGTGTATATTCCCAGCCCTGAAATATTTCTCAGAAAAAGAAGGATTTCAAAGGCTAGTTTTTACAAGCAGACCTCCCATCCCTGAACACTTTTTATGCTAGGGATTACACACACAAACGCACTGACAAACTGTGCTAACCAGATGGCA
This sequence is a window from Pogona vitticeps strain Pit_001003342236 chromosome 4, PviZW2.1, whole genome shotgun sequence. Protein-coding genes within it:
- the LOC110070496 gene encoding uncharacterized protein LOC110070496, whose amino-acid sequence is MQLASSSPFPLLSNDLQWKYLREHDPQHEGGKKLKLEGKELMSVPHQLFTLEGLKVLEMSPERESCLRYKMDLIPREIGGLKNLTLLYLDSNNLKDVPVEIGSLIKLERLTLSNNSLTSLPEEISGLQRLRSLHLANNGLVELPPPLCQLRNLVFLDVTDNRIGSIPDTIHQLQKLETLLLLFNHLKCLPRGICSLNSLSTLWLGHNKLKALPSSFGQLVNLDWGWNYCSCDFEGNPLECPPPEICSGGPAAIRKYFASSRGQKRYV